In the Nerophis ophidion isolate RoL-2023_Sa linkage group LG01, RoL_Noph_v1.0, whole genome shotgun sequence genome, one interval contains:
- the LOC133546772 gene encoding zinc finger protein OZF-like, protein MDDYCYAKIKTRTVDKDVQQLIGRLAQSGGSSTLKQETPQPPRIKMEEEELWITQEGECLLGPPEAELAKLPLTIISVKTEDDEEKPQVDNLSAPLSDREAEDEVGQHLCSDTDCEDVQQLFGHLEELLPQSPGGSSTLKQEAPQPPHIKKEEEELCITQEGECLLRPQEADLTKLPLTVVSVKTEDDEEEPQPDNLLAPISDCETEVEAEDKVEEPLSGGTDCEGDFRTRTKKKKGKKRLSSSVWAKSFSKQSNLTEYIRTHTVEKTFTCSVCGKNFTRNSFLTAHMRTHTGEKPFNCAVCCKSFSMKCSLTEHMRTHTGEKPFNCSVCAKLFTSKGNLTQHMRTHTAEKPFSCLVCGKSFPQSGYLAAHMRTHTGEKPFNCSVCGKSFSVKCSLTDHVRTHTGEKPFKCLVCAKCFSSKSNLTQHMSIHTGEKRFSCSVCAKRFPQNSYLTVHMRTHTGERPFNCSVCDKSFSQKRNLIQHMTTHTGEKPFNCSTCSKTFSQKIRFTQHLRTHTGEKPFNCPGCVKSFFTRQGLTKHKIKHNGE, encoded by the exons acgtccagcagctgattgGTCGTCTCGCTCAGTCAGGagggagctccactttgaagcaggagactccacaaccacccCGCATTAAAatggaagaggaggaactctggatcactcaggagggagagtgtcttctggGACCACCTGAGGCTGAACTCGCCAAGTTGCCACTGACTATtatctctgtgaagactgaagatgatgaagagaaaccacaagtagacaacctctcggctccactatcagatagggaggctgaagacgaggttgGACAACATTTatgcagcgatacagactgtgaag acgtccagcagctgttTGGTCATCTAGAAGAGCTTCTTCCTCAGTCACCGggggggagctccactttgaagcaggaggcTCCACAACCaccccacattaaaaaggaagaggaggaactctgcatcactcaggagggagagtgtcttctaagACCGCAGGAGGCTGATCTCACCAAgttgccactgactgttgtctctgtgaagactgaagatgatgaagaggaaCCACAACCAGACAACCTCCTAGCTCCAATATCAGATTGTGAGACTGAAGTTGAGGCTGAAGACAAGGTTGAAGAACCGTTGAGCGGTggtacagactgtgaaggtgatttTAGGACTCGGACCAAAAAGAAGAAAGGTAAAAAACGTTTGAGCAGCTCAGTTTGGGCTAAAAGCTTTTCCAAACAGAGCAATTTGACTGAATACATAAGAACACACACAGTGGAAAAAACATTTACCTGTTCGGTTTGTGGTAAAAACTTTACCCGAAACAGCTTTTTGActgcacacatgagaacgcacacaggagaaaaaccatttaacTGCGCGGTTTGCTGTAAAAGCTTTTCTATGAAGTGCAgcttgactgaacacatgagaacacacacgggagaaaagCCATTTAACTGTTCAGTTTGTGCTAAATTATTTACCAGCAAGggcaatttgactcaacacatgagaacccACACAGcagaaaaaccatttagttgtttagtttgtggtaaaagctttCCTCAAAGCGGATACTTGGCTgcacatatgagaacacacacgggagaaaaaccatttaactgttcagtttgtggtaaaagctttTCCGTGAAGTGTAGTTTGACTGATCacgtgagaacacacacgggagaaaaaccatTTAAGTGTTTAGTTTGTGCGAAATGTTTTTCTAGCAAGagcaatttgactcaacacatgagcatacacactggagaaaaacgatttagttgttcagtgtgtGCTAAAAGATTTCCCCAAAACAGCTATTTGActgtgcacatgagaacacacacaggagaaagacCATTTAACTGCTCTGTTTGTGataaaagcttttctcaaaagagAAACTTGATTCAACATATGACaacacacactggggaaaaaccatttaattgcTCAACTTGCAGTAAAACCTTTTCTCAAAAGATCAGATTTACTCAACacttgagaacacacactggagaaaaacccttcaATTGTCCAGGTTGTGTTAAAAGCTTTTTTACGAGGCAAGGTTTGACGAAACATAAAATCAAACACAATGGAGAATGA